Genomic segment of Meles meles chromosome 17, mMelMel3.1 paternal haplotype, whole genome shotgun sequence:
CTTAAAACGAGCTGGACGGCCTTGCGGCCAGGATCTCCACGCCGAAGAGTCCTGCCGCAGCGATGACACAGAGCAGCTGGAGCCTGTTCACCCACATCTGCAAGCCACATGTCGGCGGCCGCCGCATAAAACGGTCCGCCCAGCGGCCCAGGGTGACAGTGCTTGCCAGAGCCCAGCAGCATGGACCTCACTGTGCTCTGCGTGTTTCTGCCCCTGGTCTCCGCGGCCTGGGGCCAGTACGGAGACTACGGGTACCCGTACCAGCAGTACCACGACTACAGCGACGACGGGTGGGTGAACCTGAACCGGCAGGGCTTCAGCTACCAGTGTCCCCACGGGCAGGTGGTGGTGGCCGTGCGGAGCATCTTCAGCAAGAAGGAGGGCTCGGACCGACAGTGGAACTACGCCTGCATGCCCACACCGCAGAGCCTCGGGGAGCCCACGGAGTGCTGGTGGGAGGAGATCAACAGAGCCGGAACGGAGTGGTAAGGGCAGTCTGCACACGGCCAGGGGGCGTGGCCGGGGTAGCCATCCctcctctgggggcacctggaccCCAGCCTTTGGGGATGGGGGCTGGGAACTCGTTCTCTGGGGGGCAGGCCTGCTGCCCGGTAGCCTTCAGGACAGACGGAAACCCAGGATGGGGAGTGCCCACAGCAGATGGGCTCCTCTGTGGTCTGTTCCTTCCAGAAGCAAGCCCTCCTCTCAGTCTGGTCCAGGGACGGCCATGGGTCTGTGAAATGTGTCCTAGCCTGAAAAAGGATAAGTACAGAAATTCAAAGTTTTAAAGACActttacaaatttcttttttttaaagactatttatttggcagagagacagagatcacaagtaggcagagaggggggcggggggaagcaggctccctactgagcagggagcccgattcggggctcgatcccaggaccctgagatcatgacctgagccgaaggcagagccttaacccactgagccccccaggcgccccgaagacaCTTTAAAGAAACAGTTTAACACTGTTGTGATGTCCACTGGTGTTTTCACTCGGCAGTAACTTATCCGGACTTGAAGCAAGTGACTGTGGAAGGGaggacaaagaaactgaggcaaagagaaggGAAATTAAGTCTTTGTTGATCCAGTAAAAATGTGCTCTCTGGGTTGCAGGAACTGAGATCCTCCTCTCTGTGAATTTAAAGTGGGTTTCACTGCCAGAGAATCGTTTCCTAAAGACTTCCAGGGAGATGAGCTGTTCTCGCCCGAATGGACTCTGCCGCAGTCAATGGCGTGCACATGGTCCAGGCTGGGGCTTCGCTGCGGGTGTGATGGTCCCAGCCCCGGAGCTTGGCCAGGAGCTTGGCCAGGACCTGTCCCCGCACTACTGCCTGCAGGCAGctgggggggagggcggggaccCGGGGCTGAGGCGAGGGAGGGGGTTCTGGGGGAGGCAGGTCCAGGCTGCAGAGCAGGGCTCTCTGAGGGTTCCAGAAGCACGTGGCGGAGAACGGGTCGAGGGTGGTCAAACTGGGGGATCGTGCAGTCCGCAGACCGCACCATGACGGGACACCAAGAGGGACAGGGGACTTCTGAGTCGTCCAGCCGGCCACCGCGCGGGGAGGGCTTGCCCGGGCTAGcaccgtccccccccccccccccccccccagcgctCAGAACGAATCCGGAAGTCGTTATGCGAAGCCAGACTGCGGTCTGAGACCCAGGGGTCCCCTCCGCCAGCAAATGGCAGAACCGGGATTCGGATCTAGAGCCTCTTAACCCCGAAGTGCATGAGCCTGGCCGCGGCGACGAGAAACTTGACAGCCTGCTGCCCCCCTGCTGTGGGCCAGGGGCTGGCGCCGGACCCAGGGAAGGGCTCCCCGGGGATGGGAGCTGCAAGGTCGCAGAGGACGCTGAGCCTTCGGGAGCGGGGGCCGGCGTGGTGACTGCGACGGAAGAGGGGCCCAGCCAGCTTGGGGACGGGCAGGGGCGGGGGTCAAACACCGGCAGCAGGTGTGGCCCTCTCCTGGGCCTTCGCCGTCCGCCGACCGTCTCTGCTGAGCGGCTTTAATGACCCGGACTCCTCTGATAGGAgttccccccctgccccccgcctcgACGATGCCCACAGCCAGGCCCACGGCTCGACATGGAGCACGGCCCGCCTGGTCCTCCTGTCGGGGCTGCTGCGTGGGCGGTGCCCCCTCTAATGCCCCTTCTTAGAGCCGTGTGGGAAACAGCGCTCAGAGGTGATTTCTTAACCCCAAAGGAAGAGCCTGGGCTCTGAATCGGAGGCCTGCATTCGGTCCAGCTCCAAGACCACGTGACTGTGCCCCAGGGGCTCGACTCTTGGGCTCGCACCTCGAGTGGAAAACCAGTGTCACGCTGCATGACCTCAGAAGGAGCCACAGCCGCCGTCGCCCACGCTCGTCTGGCCCCGAAAGTGCACTTGGGCTTCTCTCACGCTCTGCTGACCCTTGCGTCTCCCTGCTGGGAGAGAGGACAACTGGTGTTGAGTCGGAAACGTGCCAGCTTGCGTCTGGTGTGTCCGCAGCTCCCAGGCTGCTGGGAGAAGAGTGACAGAGGAAGGGAGTGGACGCGATGCGGTTCTGTTCGGCCGGTGGGGGTCGAGGAAGAGGCCGACAGACGAGaccacccccccttcccccacatcTGGGCTGTGCTGACGCAACAGTTTCCTTCTCCCTGTCCACCCTctgctgcctccttctctgctaATCACAGAGTTAAAAAATGCCCAAACATGAAAAACGGTTCCTTTACAGTAAAACTCTACTGCCCCAGGTCTGATACCAGTGACCGCAAAAGCACTTTTTAGATGATTATTGGTTTGAGTTTAGACTCCAGTCTCAGTGAAGAGTCTGGAAGGAAAGAATTTGCTCCTCAGCCGACCAGCAGTCCCACTCCCCCGGGGCTGGCGATCGGCTCTGGGGCAGAGCTGGGCGGCTCTGGGACTCTGGCTCGGTCCGTCATGGGGTCCCCTCGCAGGTCTGCTtcaggagggagaggagctcaGGTGCCGACCTGACAACAGGACACAGACCTG
This window contains:
- the DPT gene encoding dermatopontin; the protein is MDLTVLCVFLPLVSAAWGQYGDYGYPYQQYHDYSDDGWVNLNRQGFSYQCPHGQVVVAVRSIFSKKEGSDRQWNYACMPTPQSLGEPTECWWEEINRAGTEWYQTCSNNGLVAGFQSRYFESVLDREWQFYCCRYSKRCPYSCWLTTEYPGHYGEEMDMISYNYDYYMRGATTTFSAVERDRQWKFIMCRMTDYDCKFASV